One genomic region from Streptomyces sp. NBC_01431 encodes:
- a CDS encoding ribonuclease HII has translation MPYEPPTHSVERSIRATTGAKIVAGVDEVGRGAWAGPVTVCAAVTGLRRPPAGLTDSKLISPKRRTELAAVLEGWVTAYALGDSSPEEIDELGMTAALRLAAVRALEALPVRPDAVILDGKHDYLGLPWRVRTVIKGDQSCVAVAAASVIAKVRRDAMMAELAGVQGEYAGFGFADNAGYPSPVHKVALEERGPTPYHRLSWSYLDGLPQWRHLKKTRLSVEAAALESGGQLGFDF, from the coding sequence ATGCCGTACGAACCACCCACCCACAGCGTCGAGCGCTCGATTCGCGCCACCACCGGCGCCAAGATCGTCGCCGGTGTCGACGAAGTCGGACGCGGGGCGTGGGCCGGTCCCGTCACGGTGTGCGCCGCCGTCACCGGACTGCGACGCCCGCCCGCCGGGCTCACCGACTCCAAGTTGATCAGCCCCAAACGCCGCACGGAACTCGCCGCGGTGCTCGAAGGCTGGGTCACCGCCTACGCGCTCGGCGACTCCTCGCCGGAGGAGATCGACGAGCTGGGCATGACCGCGGCCCTGCGGCTGGCCGCCGTGCGCGCCCTGGAAGCGCTGCCGGTGCGGCCGGACGCGGTGATCCTCGACGGAAAGCACGACTACCTCGGACTGCCCTGGCGGGTCCGTACGGTGATCAAGGGGGACCAGTCCTGCGTCGCCGTGGCGGCCGCCTCGGTGATCGCCAAGGTGCGCAGGGACGCGATGATGGCCGAACTGGCGGGCGTGCAGGGGGAGTACGCGGGATTCGGGTTCGCCGACAACGCCGGCTACCCCTCGCCCGTGCACAAGGTGGCGCTGGAGGAGCGGGGCCCGACCCCGTACCACCGGCTGTCGTGGTCGTATCTGGACGGGCTGCCGCAGTGGCGGCACCTGAAGAAGACGCGGCTTTCCGTGGAGGCGGCCGCACTCGAAAGCGGGGGACAGCTCGGCTTCGACTTCTGA
- a CDS encoding TetR/AcrR family transcriptional regulator, protein MATSRATATATATAAQPVSLRRRGSVLEQAILDAALEQLSTVGWSGLTMEGVAAGAQTGKAAIYRRWPTKGDLVEDALRSGLPDLDTVEDHGSVREDLYQLCRRIRGTMYSRSGHALRSVLYECDHTAADRFHTLILRRVIEPANLLFREVVQRGIERGDVRPDATGELVFDVIPGLMMFRSKVCGSEWRDEEIAAMIDQVMVPLLRPGSC, encoded by the coding sequence ATGGCTACTTCGCGCGCCACCGCCACGGCCACGGCCACGGCGGCGCAGCCCGTCTCGCTGCGCCGCCGTGGCTCCGTTCTGGAGCAGGCGATCCTTGACGCCGCGCTTGAGCAGCTGAGCACGGTGGGCTGGAGCGGCCTCACCATGGAGGGAGTGGCCGCCGGTGCCCAGACCGGCAAGGCCGCGATCTACCGCCGCTGGCCCACCAAGGGAGATCTGGTCGAGGACGCGCTACGGTCCGGACTCCCCGATCTCGACACGGTCGAGGACCACGGTTCGGTGCGCGAGGACCTCTACCAGCTGTGCCGACGGATCCGCGGGACGATGTACTCGCGGTCCGGTCACGCGCTGCGTTCGGTTCTTTACGAGTGTGACCACACCGCGGCCGACCGGTTCCACACTCTGATCCTTCGCCGGGTGATCGAGCCCGCCAACCTGCTCTTCCGGGAAGTGGTGCAGCGGGGAATCGAGAGGGGCGACGTGCGCCCGGATGCCACCGGAGAGCTGGTCTTCGACGTGATCCCGGGGCTGATGATGTTCCGTTCCAAGGTGTGCGGAAGCGAATGGCGGGACGAGGAGATCGCCGCGATGATCGATCAGGTGATGGTGCCGCTGCTGCGCCCCGGTAGTTGCTGA
- a CDS encoding MFS transporter, with protein sequence MDTARPTEARPGRKDRPPRPGIALTVIAACQLMVVLDATIVNIALPHIQTALGFSTNDLTWVINAYALTFGGLLLLGGRAGDLMGRRRMFITGILLFTLASLLGGFAQEPWQLLAARALQGIGGAIASPTSLALIATTFPEGPERNRAFGVFAAVSAGGGAIGLLAGGMLTDWLNWRSVLFVNVPIGVFIAFLAPRFIKESERHPGRFDLAGALASTTGMAALVYGFIRASTDGWSDPLTLGSFGAAVVLLFAFITVERRSAQPITPLRMFADRNRSGTYVMMLSLAAAMFGMFFFIVLFVQNVLHYSPIKAGLAFLPVTVAIVTGAGLSSNLLPKLGPKPFMVTGTTLTGLGMAWLTRIDPGSSYAGGILGPMLMFGFGMGLNFVTLTLTAVSGVADRESGAASGLLNATQQVGGALGLSILTTVFGTASRHEATTEVKDFLANGSPEQKAAFVKSRQLPAPWSDAVLAHGIGTAFIAAVALVALAVLTAVFVIQVRKSDLEALSGAPGGAPL encoded by the coding sequence ATCGACACCGCCCGACCAACCGAAGCCCGCCCCGGCCGCAAGGACCGGCCGCCCCGACCCGGCATAGCCCTGACCGTCATCGCTGCCTGCCAGCTGATGGTGGTGCTCGACGCCACCATCGTGAACATCGCTCTGCCCCACATCCAGACCGCCCTCGGCTTCTCCACCAATGACCTCACCTGGGTCATCAACGCCTATGCCCTGACCTTCGGCGGTCTGCTGCTGCTCGGCGGCCGGGCCGGTGACCTGATGGGCCGGCGCCGGATGTTCATCACCGGCATCCTGCTCTTCACGCTCGCCTCACTGCTCGGCGGATTCGCCCAGGAGCCCTGGCAGTTGCTCGCCGCACGCGCGCTCCAGGGCATCGGCGGAGCGATCGCCTCGCCCACGTCGCTGGCTCTGATCGCGACGACGTTCCCGGAGGGCCCGGAGCGAAACCGCGCGTTCGGGGTGTTCGCGGCCGTCTCGGCCGGCGGCGGCGCGATCGGCCTGCTCGCGGGCGGCATGCTCACCGACTGGCTGAACTGGCGCTCGGTGCTGTTCGTCAACGTACCCATCGGTGTCTTCATCGCCTTCCTCGCACCCCGGTTCATCAAGGAGTCGGAACGCCATCCGGGCCGCTTCGACCTCGCCGGCGCGCTCGCCTCCACGACGGGCATGGCGGCGCTGGTCTACGGGTTCATCCGGGCGTCGACGGACGGCTGGAGCGATCCGCTCACGCTCGGCTCGTTCGGCGCCGCCGTGGTGCTGCTGTTCGCTTTCATCACGGTGGAGCGCCGGTCGGCCCAGCCCATCACGCCATTGCGGATGTTCGCCGACCGCAACCGTTCCGGTACGTACGTGATGATGCTCAGCCTCGCCGCGGCGATGTTCGGCATGTTCTTCTTCATCGTGCTGTTCGTGCAGAACGTGCTGCACTACAGCCCGATCAAGGCAGGCCTTGCCTTCCTTCCCGTGACGGTCGCGATCGTCACCGGCGCGGGTCTCTCCTCCAACCTTCTGCCGAAGCTCGGCCCCAAACCTTTCATGGTGACCGGTACCACCCTCACGGGGCTCGGCATGGCATGGCTCACCCGGATCGACCCCGGCAGTTCGTACGCCGGCGGGATCCTCGGTCCGATGCTGATGTTCGGATTCGGCATGGGCCTCAACTTCGTGACGCTCACCCTGACTGCCGTCTCCGGCGTCGCCGACCGGGAATCCGGCGCCGCCTCCGGGCTGTTGAACGCCACCCAGCAGGTCGGCGGCGCGCTCGGCCTCTCCATCCTGACCACCGTGTTCGGCACCGCGAGCCGCCACGAAGCCACCACCGAGGTCAAGGACTTCCTGGCGAACGGCTCGCCCGAGCAGAAGGCGGCCTTCGTCAAGTCCCGCCAGTTGCCCGCCCCTTGGAGCGACGCGGTCCTCGCCCACGGCATCGGCACCGCGTTCATCGCCGCCGTCGCCCTGGTCGCCCTGGCGGTCCTCACCGCCGTGTTCGTCATCCAAGTCCGCAAGAGCGACCTGGAAGCTCTGAGCGGCGCACCGGGCGGCGCGCCCCTGTAG
- a CDS encoding ADP-ribosylglycohydrolase family protein, translating to MTADSSTESLDPRFERALGSLRGLSVGDALGSQFFVPANYPRLKNRELPDGPWQWTDDTEMACSVLAVLAAKGRIDQDALARSFADHHDFDRGYGPAVNRMLRLIREGGDWRELASALFNGQGSWGNGSAMRIAPLGAWYADDPEQATHQAEISSYTTHQHREAVVGAMAVAAASALVAAPAGPPEPGELLDGVIALVPRSAVGAGLRRARDMLDYDDAGTVAAVLGSGRRTSAHDTVPFALWSAARGLGDYQRAFWTTAQVGGDVDTTCAIVGGVVAADRAGAPPAAWLERTEDLPDWARVTPAG from the coding sequence ATGACCGCTGACTCCTCGACCGAATCACTCGACCCGCGCTTCGAACGCGCGCTGGGCAGCCTGCGGGGGCTGTCCGTCGGCGACGCGCTGGGTTCCCAGTTCTTTGTGCCCGCCAACTATCCCCGCCTGAAAAACCGGGAACTGCCCGACGGCCCCTGGCAGTGGACCGACGACACCGAGATGGCGTGTTCGGTGCTGGCCGTGCTGGCCGCCAAGGGCCGGATCGACCAGGACGCGCTGGCCCGGTCCTTCGCCGACCACCACGACTTCGACCGGGGCTACGGGCCCGCGGTCAACCGGATGCTCCGGCTGATCAGGGAGGGCGGGGACTGGCGGGAGCTGGCCTCCGCGCTGTTCAACGGGCAGGGATCCTGGGGCAACGGTTCCGCCATGCGGATCGCGCCGCTCGGCGCCTGGTACGCCGACGACCCGGAACAGGCCACGCATCAGGCGGAGATCTCGTCCTACACGACGCACCAGCACCGTGAGGCGGTGGTGGGCGCCATGGCCGTCGCGGCGGCCTCGGCACTCGTCGCCGCCCCGGCGGGGCCGCCCGAGCCGGGCGAACTGCTCGACGGGGTGATCGCCCTGGTGCCGCGCAGTGCCGTCGGCGCCGGGCTGCGGCGGGCGCGGGACATGCTTGACTACGACGATGCGGGGACGGTGGCCGCCGTGCTCGGCTCGGGGCGGCGTACCAGTGCGCACGACACCGTGCCGTTCGCACTGTGGTCGGCGGCGCGCGGGCTCGGCGACTACCAGCGGGCGTTCTGGACGACCGCGCAGGTGGGCGGCGATGTCGACACGACCTGCGCGATCGTGGGCGGGGTGGTGGCGGCCGACCGGGCCGGGGCGCCTCCCGCGGCCTGGCTGGAACGAACCGAGGACCTGCCGGACTGGGCCCGGGTGACCCCGGCCGGCTAG
- a CDS encoding histidine phosphatase family protein: protein MARPRRIVLVRHGESEGNADDTVYEREPDHALRLTEAGRRQAEATGERLRAVFGSERVSVYVSPYRRTHETFRALGLDPEQVRIREEPRLREQDWGNWQDRDDVKLQKAYRDAYGHFFYRFAQGESGADVYDRVGAFLESLYRSFEAPDHPPNVLLVTHGLTMRLFCMRWFHWSVADFESLSNPGNAETRTLLLGADGRYSLDRPFERWRAPEPYGITG from the coding sequence ATGGCAAGACCGCGGCGCATCGTTCTGGTCCGGCACGGCGAGTCGGAGGGCAATGCCGACGACACCGTGTACGAGCGCGAGCCCGACCATGCGCTGAGGCTCACCGAGGCGGGCAGACGGCAGGCAGAGGCGACCGGGGAGCGGCTGCGCGCGGTGTTCGGGAGCGAGCGGGTCAGCGTCTACGTCTCGCCCTACCGGCGAACCCACGAGACGTTCCGGGCACTGGGCCTGGACCCGGAGCAGGTACGGATCAGGGAGGAGCCGCGGCTCCGCGAGCAGGACTGGGGGAACTGGCAGGACCGGGACGACGTGAAACTGCAGAAGGCGTACCGGGACGCGTACGGCCACTTCTTCTACCGGTTCGCGCAGGGTGAATCGGGGGCCGACGTGTACGACCGGGTGGGGGCGTTCCTGGAGAGCCTCTACCGCAGCTTCGAGGCACCGGACCATCCGCCCAACGTGCTGCTCGTCACGCACGGGCTCACCATGAGGCTGTTCTGCATGCGGTGGTTCCACTGGAGCGTGGCGGACTTCGAGTCGCTGTCCAATCCGGGGAACGCCGAGACCAGGACGCTGCTGCTCGGGGCGGACGGCCGTTACTCGCTGGACCGGCCGTTCGAGCGGTGGCGCGCCCCGGAGCCGTACGGGATCACCGGATAG
- a CDS encoding YdbC family protein gives MLVKWIRCTVVDRRGFERGQRKWAGLLGEPGFRGQGGGWSRRRPDVAHVFGFWESRAFYDSFMARAHDRLAAGQSGTYKDIEAKLFDHRFDVKTGFEPRFTDADVVRVAHCKVHEERVEHFALMQEKVWNPAMAGSPGMLRGVFAEAPGHEFLVLSMWQSTAEHGKYRAERVERLSLRAQTETDLAALSGDVVQLDADWTV, from the coding sequence GTGCTGGTCAAGTGGATTCGCTGCACCGTGGTGGACCGCCGCGGTTTCGAGCGGGGGCAGCGGAAATGGGCGGGGTTACTGGGCGAGCCCGGTTTCCGGGGGCAGGGCGGCGGCTGGAGCCGGAGACGGCCGGATGTGGCGCATGTCTTCGGTTTCTGGGAGAGCCGTGCGTTCTACGACTCCTTCATGGCGCGGGCGCACGACCGGCTCGCAGCGGGGCAGTCCGGCACGTACAAGGACATCGAAGCGAAGCTCTTCGACCATCGCTTCGATGTGAAGACCGGCTTCGAACCACGCTTCACCGACGCGGACGTGGTCCGGGTGGCGCACTGCAAGGTGCATGAGGAACGGGTCGAGCACTTCGCGCTGATGCAGGAGAAGGTCTGGAACCCCGCGATGGCCGGCTCGCCGGGCATGCTGCGCGGCGTGTTCGCCGAGGCGCCCGGCCATGAGTTCCTCGTGCTTTCCATGTGGCAGTCGACGGCCGAGCACGGAAAGTACCGGGCCGAGCGGGTCGAGCGGCTCTCGCTGCGAGCGCAGACCGAGACCGATCTGGCGGCCCTGTCCGGCGACGTCGTCCAGCTCGACGCGGACTGGACGGTCTGA
- a CDS encoding arylamine N-acetyltransferase family protein: MWNGQDIDVEAYFGRIGYDGDASPTLRTLRELHRAHVLAIPFENLDVALGRGVPLDVKSLLSKLVGQARGGYCYEQNSLFAAVLERLGFEVGGRGARNRSRGTVLPPVTHALLVVTVDGEPWLCDTGFGSQGPLEPVPLRDGAVVEQGGWTFGISTEADGTQVLRSLRPEGWVDLYAFAPQTLYPADFTVMNHYSSSHPQSRFVGQVVAQRTSPGVRWGLVRDELTTVRTDGTVERRRVPANELGRVLSEVFAIVMEQSDLVQLGALGVG, encoded by the coding sequence ATGTGGAACGGTCAAGACATCGATGTGGAGGCGTACTTCGGGCGGATCGGCTACGACGGTGACGCGTCGCCCACGCTTCGTACCCTGCGGGAGCTGCACCGTGCGCATGTGCTGGCCATACCGTTCGAGAACCTGGACGTGGCGCTCGGCCGCGGTGTGCCACTGGACGTCAAGAGCCTGCTGAGCAAGCTCGTTGGGCAGGCGCGCGGAGGCTACTGCTACGAGCAGAACTCGCTGTTCGCCGCCGTACTGGAGCGCCTCGGCTTCGAGGTCGGCGGGCGTGGGGCCCGCAACCGGTCCCGCGGCACCGTGCTGCCACCGGTGACCCATGCGCTGCTGGTGGTCACCGTCGATGGCGAACCATGGCTGTGCGACACGGGGTTCGGGAGTCAAGGGCCGCTCGAACCGGTGCCGCTGCGGGACGGCGCGGTGGTGGAGCAGGGCGGCTGGACCTTCGGGATCAGCACCGAAGCCGATGGAACCCAGGTGCTGCGGTCCCTGCGGCCCGAAGGCTGGGTCGACCTCTACGCCTTCGCCCCGCAGACGCTCTACCCCGCCGACTTCACGGTCATGAACCACTACAGCTCCTCGCACCCCCAGTCCCGCTTCGTGGGCCAGGTCGTGGCACAGCGGACGTCGCCCGGAGTGCGGTGGGGCCTGGTCAGGGATGAGCTGACCACGGTGCGTACGGACGGAACGGTGGAGCGGCGCAGAGTGCCCGCGAACGAGCTCGGCCGGGTGTTGTCAGAGGTCTTCGCTATCGTGATGGAGCAGTCGGATCTCGTACAACTGGGTGCATTGGGGGTGGGTTGA
- a CDS encoding TerD family protein has translation MSGISKGLSMVEVALRWDPSPLGSPAHDLDVVAGVYPALAPYGSPAYVVYFGSRSPDGTIELNRDSQTGQGLGYDEVMTLDLARMAADQARVVVGVVIQQRAGRLVFGEVANPGVRVRDGHAELSNHDFREVGDARATTVAEFVRAESGSWEFRENIHGFDLDPDAFIAAMGAAVA, from the coding sequence ATGAGCGGCATAAGCAAAGGGCTCTCAATGGTCGAGGTGGCGCTCCGATGGGACCCCAGCCCGCTCGGCTCGCCCGCCCACGACCTCGATGTGGTCGCGGGCGTCTATCCGGCACTCGCCCCCTACGGATCGCCCGCCTACGTGGTGTACTTCGGCAGCCGTTCACCGGACGGCACGATCGAACTGAACCGGGACAGCCAGACCGGCCAGGGACTCGGCTACGACGAGGTCATGACCCTGGACCTCGCCCGTATGGCCGCCGACCAAGCACGTGTGGTGGTCGGCGTGGTCATCCAACAGCGGGCGGGGCGCCTTGTGTTCGGCGAAGTCGCCAACCCGGGCGTCCGCGTCCGTGACGGACATGCCGAACTGTCGAACCACGACTTCCGCGAGGTGGGCGACGCCAGAGCCACAACGGTGGCGGAGTTCGTCCGCGCCGAGTCCGGCTCCTGGGAATTCCGGGAGAACATCCACGGGTTCGACCTTGACCCGGATGCCTTCATCGCCGCTATGGGGGCCGCCGTCGCCTGA
- a CDS encoding vitamin B12-dependent ribonucleotide reductase has translation MTETASGPARGSRAKGSKATKGLRIERIHTTPGVHPYDEVAWERRDVVMTNWRDGSVNFEQRGVEFPDFWSVNAVNIVTSKYFRGAVGTPQRETGLKQLIDRIVKTYRKAGEDYSYFASPADAEIFEHELAYALLHQIFSFNSPVWFNVGTPQPQQVSACFILAVDDSMESILDWYKEEGMIFKGGSGAGLNLSRIRSSKELLSSGGNASGPVSFMRGADASAGTIKSGGATRRAAKMVILDVDHPDIENFIETKVKEEEKIRALRDAGFDMDLGGDDITSVQYQNANNSVRVNDEFMKAVEAGGKFGLRARMTGDVIEEVDAKSLFRKMAEAAWACADPGIQYDDTINHWHTCPESGRINGSNPCSEYMHLDNTSCNLASLNLMKFLKDDGKGHQSFEVERFAKVVELVITAMDISICFADFPTQKIGENTRAYRQLGIGYANLGALLMATGHAYDSDGGRALAGAITSLMTGTSYKRSAELAAVVGPYDGYARNAEPHQRVMKQHADANAVAVHVDDLDNPIWAAATEAWQDVIHLGAKNGFRNAQASVIAPTGTIGLAMSCDTTGLEPDLALVKFKKLVGGGSMQIVNGTVPQALRRLGYQEEAIEAIVAHIAENGNVIDAPGLKTEHYEVFDCAMGERSISAMGHVRMMAAIQPWISGALSKTVNLPETATVEDVEEVYFEAWKMGVKALAIYRDNCKVGQPLSAKTKEKEKEKEAVTAKAEDTIRAAVEKVVEYRPVRKRLPKGRPGITTSFTVGGAEGYMTANSYPDDGLGEVFLKMSKQGSTLAGMMDAFSIAVSVGLQYGVPLETYVSKFTNMRFEPAGMTDDPDVRMAQSIVDYIFRRLALDFLPFETRSALGIHSAEERQRHLETGSYEPSFEDDEMDVEGLAQSAPRQTETLKAVSSPTPVAVEAPKVAHTSAELVEMQLGISADAPLCFSCGTKMQRAGSCYICEGCGSTSGCS, from the coding sequence ATGACAGAGACGGCGAGCGGCCCGGCACGAGGTTCCCGAGCCAAGGGTTCCAAGGCCACCAAGGGTCTGCGTATCGAGCGCATCCACACCACCCCCGGCGTGCATCCGTACGACGAGGTGGCCTGGGAGCGCCGTGACGTCGTCATGACCAATTGGCGCGACGGCTCGGTCAACTTCGAGCAGCGTGGCGTCGAGTTCCCCGACTTCTGGTCGGTGAACGCGGTCAACATCGTCACCAGCAAGTACTTCCGCGGGGCCGTCGGCACCCCGCAGCGCGAGACCGGCCTCAAGCAGCTGATCGACCGGATCGTCAAGACCTACCGCAAGGCCGGTGAGGACTACAGCTACTTCGCCTCCCCCGCCGACGCCGAGATCTTCGAGCACGAGCTGGCGTACGCCCTCCTGCACCAGATCTTCAGCTTCAACTCCCCGGTGTGGTTCAACGTCGGAACGCCCCAGCCGCAGCAGGTCTCGGCCTGCTTCATCCTGGCCGTCGACGACTCCATGGAGTCGATCCTCGACTGGTACAAGGAAGAGGGCATGATCTTCAAGGGCGGCTCCGGTGCCGGCCTGAACCTCTCCCGCATCCGCTCCTCCAAGGAGCTGCTGTCCTCCGGCGGCAACGCCTCCGGCCCGGTCTCCTTCATGCGCGGTGCCGACGCCTCCGCCGGAACCATCAAGTCCGGTGGCGCCACGCGCCGCGCGGCCAAGATGGTCATCCTCGACGTCGACCACCCCGACATCGAGAACTTCATCGAGACCAAGGTGAAGGAAGAGGAGAAGATCCGCGCCCTGCGCGACGCGGGCTTCGACATGGACCTGGGCGGCGACGACATCACGTCCGTCCAGTACCAGAACGCCAACAACTCGGTCCGTGTGAACGACGAGTTCATGAAGGCCGTCGAGGCCGGCGGCAAGTTCGGCCTGCGTGCCCGCATGACCGGTGACGTCATCGAAGAGGTCGACGCCAAGTCGCTCTTCCGCAAGATGGCCGAGGCCGCGTGGGCCTGCGCCGACCCCGGCATCCAGTACGACGACACCATCAACCACTGGCACACCTGCCCCGAGTCCGGCCGCATCAACGGCTCGAACCCGTGCAGCGAGTACATGCACCTGGACAACACGTCCTGCAACCTCGCGTCCCTGAACCTGATGAAGTTCCTCAAGGACGACGGCAAGGGCCACCAGTCCTTCGAGGTCGAGCGCTTCGCCAAGGTCGTCGAGCTGGTCATCACCGCGATGGACATCTCCATCTGCTTCGCGGACTTCCCGACCCAGAAGATCGGCGAGAACACCCGCGCCTACCGCCAGCTGGGCATCGGCTACGCCAACCTCGGCGCCCTGCTGATGGCCACGGGTCACGCCTACGACTCGGACGGCGGCCGCGCGCTCGCCGGCGCCATCACCTCGCTGATGACGGGCACCTCGTACAAGCGCTCCGCCGAGCTCGCCGCGGTCGTCGGCCCGTACGACGGTTACGCCCGCAACGCCGAGCCGCACCAGCGCGTCATGAAGCAGCACGCCGACGCCAACGCCGTGGCCGTGCACGTGGACGACCTGGACAACCCGATCTGGGCCGCTGCCACGGAGGCCTGGCAGGACGTCATTCACCTCGGTGCGAAGAACGGTTTCCGCAACGCGCAGGCCTCGGTCATCGCGCCCACCGGCACCATCGGTCTCGCGATGTCCTGCGACACCACCGGTCTTGAGCCCGACCTCGCCCTGGTCAAGTTCAAGAAGCTGGTCGGCGGCGGCTCGATGCAGATCGTGAACGGCACGGTGCCGCAGGCGCTGCGCCGCCTCGGCTACCAGGAGGAGGCGATCGAGGCGATCGTCGCCCACATCGCCGAGAACGGGAACGTCATCGACGCCCCGGGCCTGAAGACCGAGCACTACGAGGTCTTCGACTGCGCCATGGGTGAGCGTTCCATCTCCGCGATGGGCCACGTCCGCATGATGGCGGCCATCCAGCCGTGGATCTCGGGCGCCTTGTCCAAGACGGTCAACCTGCCCGAGACCGCCACGGTCGAGGACGTCGAAGAGGTCTACTTCGAGGCGTGGAAGATGGGCGTCAAGGCGCTCGCCATCTACCGCGACAACTGCAAGGTCGGCCAGCCCCTCTCCGCGAAGACCAAGGAGAAGGAGAAGGAGAAGGAGGCGGTCACCGCCAAGGCCGAGGACACCATCCGTGCCGCGGTCGAGAAGGTCGTCGAGTACCGTCCGGTCCGCAAGCGCCTCCCCAAGGGCCGCCCGGGGATCACCACCTCCTTCACGGTCGGTGGCGCCGAGGGCTACATGACCGCCAACTCCTACCCGGACGACGGCCTGGGCGAGGTCTTCCTCAAGATGTCCAAGCAGGGCTCCACCCTCGCGGGCATGATGGACGCCTTCTCCATCGCCGTCTCCGTCGGCCTCCAGTACGGCGTGCCGCTGGAGACGTACGTCTCGAAGTTCACCAACATGCGCTTCGAGCCGGCCGGCATGACGGACGACCCGGACGTGCGGATGGCGCAGTCGATCGTCGACTACATCTTCCGCCGCCTGGCGCTGGACTTCCTGCCGTTCGAGACCCGCTCGGCGCTCGGCATCCACTCCGCCGAAGAGCGTCAGCGCCACCTGGAGACCGGTTCGTACGAGCCGAGCTTCGAGGACGACGAGATGGACGTCGAGGGCCTGGCCCAGTCCGCGCCGCGCCAGACGGAGACCCTGAAGGCCGTCTCGTCCCCGACGCCGGTCGCGGTCGAGGCCCCGAAGGTCGCGCACACCTCCGCGGAGCTGGTGGAGATGCAGCTCGGCATCAGCGCGGACGCGCCGCTCTGCTTCTCCTGCGGTACGAAGATGCAGCGGGCGGGCTCCTGCTACATCTGCGAGGGCTGCGGCTCGACCAGCGGTTGCAGCTGA
- the nrdR gene encoding transcriptional regulator NrdR, producing the protein MHCPFCRHPDSRVVDSRTTDDGTSIRRRRQCPDCSRRFTTVETASLMVIKRSGVTEPFSRTKVISGVRKACQGRPVTEDALAKLGQRVEEAVRATGSAELTTHDVGLAILGPLQELDLVAYLRFASVYRAFDTLEDFEAAIVELRERRPPTDRSDECVAGATPEVPVPATAAD; encoded by the coding sequence ATGCACTGCCCCTTCTGCAGGCACCCCGACAGCCGTGTCGTCGACAGTCGTACGACCGACGACGGCACGTCGATCCGCCGGCGTCGTCAGTGCCCCGACTGCTCCCGTCGCTTCACGACGGTGGAGACGGCCTCACTGATGGTGATCAAGAGGTCGGGCGTCACTGAACCCTTCTCGCGCACCAAGGTCATCTCCGGCGTCCGCAAGGCATGCCAGGGGCGGCCCGTCACCGAAGACGCGCTCGCCAAACTCGGCCAGCGGGTCGAAGAGGCGGTGCGCGCCACCGGCAGCGCCGAGCTGACCACTCATGACGTGGGGCTCGCCATACTCGGCCCGTTGCAGGAGCTCGACCTCGTCGCGTACCTGCGCTTCGCGTCCGTTTACCGAGCTTTCGACACGCTCGAAGACTTCGAGGCCGCCATCGTGGAACTCCGCGAGCGGCGGCCCCCCACAGACCGATCAGACGAGTGCGTGGCCGGCGCGACCCCCGAGGTCCCCGTGCCCGCCACCGCTGCCGACTGA
- the lexA gene encoding transcriptional repressor LexA: protein MTTTADSATITAQDRSQTRLEPVHAMNDAVTNQGAEASRPARSLPGRPPGIRADSSGLTDRQRRVIEVIRDSVQRRGYPPSMREIGQAVGLSSTSSVAHQLMALERKGFLRRDPHRPRAYEVRGSDQPSSQPTDTTGKPAASYVPLVGRIAAGGPILAEESVEDVFPLPRQLVGDGELFVLKVVGDSMIEAAICDGDWVTVRRQPVAENGDIVAAMLDGEATVKRFKREDNHIWLLPHNAAYQPIPGDDATILGKVVAVLRRV from the coding sequence GTGACCACCACCGCAGACAGTGCCACCATCACTGCCCAGGACCGCTCCCAGACCCGACTTGAGCCGGTGCATGCCATGAATGACGCAGTCACGAACCAGGGAGCGGAGGCCTCACGGCCTGCCCGCTCGCTGCCCGGCCGACCTCCAGGGATCAGGGCGGACAGCTCTGGGCTCACCGACCGGCAGCGGCGGGTCATCGAAGTCATCCGGGACTCCGTGCAGCGGCGCGGTTACCCGCCGTCGATGCGGGAGATCGGTCAAGCAGTCGGCCTCTCCAGCACCTCGTCCGTCGCCCACCAGCTGATGGCCCTGGAGCGCAAGGGCTTCCTGCGTCGCGACCCGCACCGGCCGCGCGCGTACGAGGTACGCGGCTCCGACCAGCCGAGCAGTCAGCCCACCGACACCACCGGCAAGCCCGCCGCCTCATATGTGCCGCTCGTCGGACGCATCGCGGCCGGTGGCCCGATCCTCGCCGAGGAATCGGTCGAGGACGTCTTCCCCCTCCCCCGCCAGCTGGTCGGGGACGGCGAGCTGTTCGTCCTGAAGGTCGTCGGAGACTCGATGATCGAAGCCGCCATCTGTGACGGCGACTGGGTCACGGTTCGCCGCCAGCCCGTAGCCGAGAACGGTGACATCGTCGCCGCGATGCTGGACGGCGAGGCCACGGTGAAGCGCTTCAAGCGCGAGGACAACCACATCTGGCTGCTTCCGCACAACGCCGCCTACCAGCCGATCCCCGGCGACGATGCGACCATTCTCGGCAAGGTCGTGGCGGTGCTCCGGCGGGTCTGA